Proteins from one Mus caroli chromosome 3, CAROLI_EIJ_v1.1, whole genome shotgun sequence genomic window:
- the P2ry12 gene encoding P2Y purinoceptor 12 produces the protein MDVPGINTTSANTTFSPGTSTLCIRDYKITQVLFPLLYTILFFAGLITNSLAMRIFFQIRSKSNFIIFLKNTVISDLLMILTFPFKILSDAKLGAGPLRTLVCQVTSVTFYFTMYISISFLGLITIDRYLKTTRPFKTSSPSNLLGAKILSVVIWAFMFLISLPNMILTNRRPRDKDVTKCSFLKSEFGLVWHEIVNYICQVIFWINFLIVIVCYSLITKELYRSYVRTRGSAKVPKKKVNVKVFIIIAVFFICFVPFHFARIPYTLSQTRAVFDCSAENTLFYVKESTLWLTSLNACLDPFIYFFLCKSFRNSLTSMLRCSNSTSTSGANKKKGQEGGEPSEETPM, from the coding sequence ATGGACGTGCCTGGTATCAACACCACCTCAGCCAATACCACCTTCTCCCCTGGGACCAGCACCCTGTGCATCAGAGACTACAAGATCACCCAGGTTCTCTTCCCATTGCTCTACACCATCCTGTTCTTTGCTGGGCTCATCACGAACAGCTTGGCAATGAGGATTTTCTTTCAGATCCGCAGTAAATCCAACTTCATCATTTTTCTTAAGAACACGGTCATCTCTGATCTACTAATGATTCtaacttttccatttaaaattcttAGTGATGCTAAACTGGGAGCCGGGCCTCTGAGAACCTTGGTGTGCCAAGTTACTTCAGTCACGTTTTATTTTACAATGTATATCAGTATATCGTTCCTGGGGTTGATAACCATTGACCGCTACCTGAAGACCACCAGGCCATTTAAAACGTCCAGCCCCAGCAATCTCTTGGGTGCAAAGATTCTTTCTGTTGTCATCTGGGCCTTCATGTTCTTAATTTCACTGCCTAACATGATTCTCACCAACAGGAGGCCAAGAGATAAGGACGTAACGAAATGTTCTTTCTTAAAGTCAGAGTTTGGTCTAGTCTGGCACGAAATAGTCAATTACATCTGCCAAGTCATTTTCtggattaattttttaattgtcatCGTTTGCTATAGCCTCATTACCAAAGAACTCTATCGGTCTTATGTCAGAACAAGGGGTTCAGCCAAAGTTCCCAAGAAAAAGGTAAATGTCAAGGTTTTTATCATCATTGCTGTattctttatttgctttgttcCCTTCCATTTTGCACGGATTCCCTACACCCTGAGCCAAACTCGGGCTGTCTTTGACTGCAGTGCTGAGAACACTCTGTTCTATGTGAAGGAGAGCACCCTATGGCTGACGTCACTGAACGCCTGCCTCGATCCATTCATCTACTTTTTTCTTTGCAAGTCTTTCAGAAATTCCTTGACAAGCATGCTGAGGTGCTCAAACTCTACATCAACATCTGGAGCaaacaagaagaaaggacaggaaggtGGCGAACCAAGCGAGGAGACCCCAATGTAG
- the P2ry13 gene encoding P2Y purinoceptor 13, with translation MLGTVNTTGMQGFNKSERCPRDTRMTQLLFPVLYTVVFLAGILLNTMALWVFVHIPSNSTFIVYLKNTLVADLIMALMLPFKILSDSHLAPWQLRGFVCTLSSVVFYETMYVGIMMLGLIAFDRFLKIIVPFRKTFVKKTAFAKTVSISVWSLMFFISLPNMILNKEATPSSVKKCASLKSPLGLWWHQVVSHTCQFIFWAVFILMLLFYAVITKKVYNSYRKFRSKDSRHKRLEGKVFIVMAVFFVCFAPLHFVRIPYTYSQTTNKTDCRLENQLFIAKEATLFLATTNICMDPLIYIILCKKFTQKVPCVRWGKARTAGSSEDHRSSQTDNITLA, from the coding sequence ATGCTCGGGACAGTCAACACCACTGGGATGCAGGGCTTCAACAAGTCTGAGCGGTGTCCCAGGGACACTCGGATGACGCAGCTGCTGTTCCCAGTGCTCTATACTGTGGTCTTCCTGGCAGGCATCCTGCTGAACACCATGGCCCTCTGGGTGTTCGTCCACATCCCCAGCAATTCCACCTTTATTGTCTACCTCAAGAACACTCTGGTGGCAGACTTGATAATGGCACTCATGCTGCCTTTCAAAATCCTTTCCGACTCACACCTTGCGCCCTGGCAGCTCCGAGGATTTGTGTGCACGCTCTCCTCCGTGGTCTTCTATGAGACGATGTATGTAGGTATCATGATGCTGGGCCTCATCGCTTTCGACAGGTTCCTCAAGATCATCGTACCGTTCAGGAAAACCTTTGTGAAAAAAACGGCTTTCGCAAAAAcagtctccatctctgtctggtCCCTGATGTTCTTCATCTCCCTGCCAAACATGATCTTGAACAAGGAGGCAACGCCATCATCCGTGAAGAAGTGTGCATCTTTAAAGAGTCCCCTTGGGCTGTGGTGGCATCAGGTGGTCAGTCACACCTGCCAGTTCATTTTCTGGGCTGTGTTTATTCTGATGCTTCTGTTTTATGCGGTGATTACCAAAAAGGTATACAACTCCTATAGGAAGTTTAGGAGTAAAGACAGCAGGCACAAGCGGCTGGAGGGGAAGGTATTTATCGTCATGGCTGTCTTCTTTGTCTGCTTTGCCCCACTGCATTTTGTCAGAATACCATACACTTACAGTCAAACCACCAATAAGACTGACTGTAGGTTAGAAAACCAGCTGTTTATTGCTAAAGAAGCAACTCTCTTTCTGGCAACAACTAACATTTGTATGGACCCcttaatatacataattttatgcAAGAAGTTCACACAAAAGGTGCCCTGTGTGAGATGGGGAAAGGCAAGAACAGCAGGGTCAAGCGAAGACCACCGCAGTAGTCAGACAGACAACATCACCCTAGCCTGA